In the genome of Spirochaetaceae bacterium, one region contains:
- the era gene encoding GTPase Era: protein MNNFKAGFVAIVGRPSAGKSSLINSLTGYKTAIVSPLPQTTRRNIRAIVNKEQGQIVFIDTPGMHKSDKKINHYLFTEAKRALEDADAILYLIDVSRKLGPEEEEVAKLVAGTGKTKLVAFNKIDKEDAVRNLPFYNQFIKHFLPDITAVHISAQEKTGLNELTTQLIELLPESEALYPAEMYTDQQPTLRISEILREQAIKQLRNEVPHALYIDIADMEMRGSKLWVRLFMVVERESQKAMLIGREGLTLRKIRVASLKELSLIFPYKIELDIKVKADKAWRNNDDVLKKLFMLN, encoded by the coding sequence ATGAACAACTTTAAAGCCGGCTTTGTGGCCATTGTAGGGCGGCCATCGGCGGGAAAAAGCAGCCTCATCAACAGTTTAACCGGTTACAAAACCGCTATCGTGTCGCCCTTGCCGCAAACCACGCGCCGTAATATTAGAGCTATTGTGAATAAAGAGCAGGGGCAGATTGTCTTTATTGATACGCCCGGTATGCACAAAAGTGATAAAAAGATTAATCATTACTTATTTACCGAAGCTAAACGAGCCTTAGAAGATGCAGACGCGATACTCTATTTAATTGATGTTAGCCGCAAACTTGGCCCCGAAGAAGAAGAGGTAGCCAAGTTAGTAGCCGGCACCGGCAAGACTAAATTAGTAGCATTTAATAAGATAGATAAAGAAGACGCCGTCCGTAATTTACCTTTTTACAACCAATTTATTAAACACTTTTTACCTGATATAACAGCGGTTCATATTTCGGCACAAGAAAAAACCGGCCTCAATGAACTTACCACCCAGCTCATCGAACTATTACCGGAGAGTGAGGCTTTATACCCGGCCGAAATGTATACCGATCAGCAACCGACCCTGCGTATTAGCGAAATTTTGCGTGAACAAGCTATTAAACAGCTGCGTAATGAAGTGCCTCATGCTTTATACATTGATATAGCCGATATGGAAATGCGCGGCAGTAAACTTTGGGTGCGTCTCTTTATGGTGGTAGAGCGTGAAAGTCAAAAGGCTATGCTGATAGGCCGGGAAGGACTAACTTTACGCAAAATACGCGTGGCAAGTTTAAAGGAATTAAGCTTAATCTTTCCTTATAAAATAGAGCTGGATATTAAAGTAAAGGCCGATAAAGCTTGGCGCAATAACGATGATGTGCTTAAAAAGTTATTTATGCTTAATTAA